The following are from one region of the Osmerus mordax isolate fOsmMor3 chromosome 1, fOsmMor3.pri, whole genome shotgun sequence genome:
- the gxylt2 gene encoding glucoside xylosyltransferase 2 isoform X1: protein MRVNCKIVVIAVCFGVFLLLYFFGGNAADEPPLKEVEEDNSYQSSYELGNKVASKLIIKSHDELHVPPKQQLKERSKERKVINIGRNVNAKSRPRADARRPVSRHARGEEIMHLAVVTCGNRLDETLTMVKSALLFSIKKIKFHIFAEDPLASQFEKELNQWPRTVSAKFQYSIYPITFSVGNAEEWKKLFKPCAAQRLFLPVILKEVDSLLYVDTDVLFLRPMDAIWAFLKAFNSTQLAAMAPEHEIPKIGWYSRFARHPFYGVTGVNSGVMLMNLTRIRSTLFENSMIPGGLSWENLLHPLYQKYKNHITWGDQDLLNIIFHYNPECIYIFPCQWNYRPDHCMYGSNCKGAEDEGVSILHGNRGVYHDDKQPAFKVVYDAIHDFPFEDNLFQSLFYPLQTKFLETVNTLCGRLPQVFLKQVEKTMRTMYEKKVVHRGKPPQK, encoded by the exons ATGCGAGTTAACTGCAAAATAGTTGTAATCGCTGTCTGTTTCGGAGTTTTCctacttttgtacttttttggggggaatgcTGCGGACGAGCCGCCTTTGAAAGAAGTTGAAGAAGATAACTCGTATCAATCGTCCTATGAGCTTGGAAACAAGGTTGCTTCAAAGTTGATAATTAAATCACACGACGAACTTCACGTCCCACCAAAACAGCAACTCAAGGAGCGGAGTAAAGAAAGGAAAGTAATTAATATAGGGAGAAATGTGAACGCAAAGAG CAGACCACGGGCTGACGCCAGACGGCCCGTGTCGAGGCATGCCCGTGGGGAGGAGATCATGCACCTCGCTGTGGTAACCTGTGGCAACCGCCTGGATGAGACCCTCACAATGGTGAagtctgccctcctcttcaGCATCAAGAAGATCAAGTTTCACATCTTTGCAGAGGACCCCTTGGCCTCACAGTTTGAGAAAGAG CTAAACCAGTGGCCTCGCACAGTCTCTGCCAAGTTCCAGTACAGTATCTATCCAATCACCTTCTCCGTGGGGAATGCAGAGGAGTGGAAGAAGCTTTTCAAGCCATGTGCTGCCCAGAGGCTGTTTCTCCCT GTCATTCTTAAAGAAGTGGATAGCCTGTTGTACGTGGATACAGATGTGCTGTTTCTCAGGCCTATGGATGCCATCTGGGCCTTCCTCAAGGCCTTCAACAGTACCCAGCTGGCAGCCATGGCCCCAGAACACGAGATTCCTAAGATCGGCTGGTATAGCCGCTTCGCTCGCCACCCATTTTACGGGGTCACAGGGGTAAACTCAGGAGTCATGCTGATGAATCTCACAAGGATCCGGAGCACTTTGTTTGAA AACAGCATGATCCCCGGTGGCTTGTCTTGGGAGAACCTCCTACACCCACTCTACCAAAAGTACAAGAATCACATCACATGGGGGGACCAAGACCTTCTCAACATTATATTTCATTACAACCCAG AGTGCATCTACATATTTCCTTGCCAGTGGAACTACAGGCCTGATCACTGCATGTATGGGAGTAACTGCAAAGGGGCAGAAGATGAGGGTGTGTCCATTCTCCACGGGAACCGTGGAGTGTATCATGATGATAAGCAGCCAGCATTTAAAGTAGTGTATGACGCAATACATGAT TTTCCCTTTGAAGACAACCTGTTCCAGTCACTGTTCTATCCCCTCCAAACCAAGTTTCTGGAAACTGTCAACACTTTGTGTGGTCGACTTCCCCAAGTCTTCCTCAAACAGGTGGAGAAGACCATGCGGACGATGTACGAAAAGAAAGTGGTCCACCGCGGGAAACCTCCACAGAAATAA
- the gxylt2 gene encoding glucoside xylosyltransferase 2 isoform X2, with translation MRVNCKIVVIAVCFGVFLLLYFFGGNAADEPPLKEVEEDNSYQSSYELGNKVASKLIIKSHDELHVPPKQQLKERSKERKVINIGRNVNAKRPRADARRPVSRHARGEEIMHLAVVTCGNRLDETLTMVKSALLFSIKKIKFHIFAEDPLASQFEKELNQWPRTVSAKFQYSIYPITFSVGNAEEWKKLFKPCAAQRLFLPVILKEVDSLLYVDTDVLFLRPMDAIWAFLKAFNSTQLAAMAPEHEIPKIGWYSRFARHPFYGVTGVNSGVMLMNLTRIRSTLFENSMIPGGLSWENLLHPLYQKYKNHITWGDQDLLNIIFHYNPECIYIFPCQWNYRPDHCMYGSNCKGAEDEGVSILHGNRGVYHDDKQPAFKVVYDAIHDFPFEDNLFQSLFYPLQTKFLETVNTLCGRLPQVFLKQVEKTMRTMYEKKVVHRGKPPQK, from the exons ATGCGAGTTAACTGCAAAATAGTTGTAATCGCTGTCTGTTTCGGAGTTTTCctacttttgtacttttttggggggaatgcTGCGGACGAGCCGCCTTTGAAAGAAGTTGAAGAAGATAACTCGTATCAATCGTCCTATGAGCTTGGAAACAAGGTTGCTTCAAAGTTGATAATTAAATCACACGACGAACTTCACGTCCCACCAAAACAGCAACTCAAGGAGCGGAGTAAAGAAAGGAAAGTAATTAATATAGGGAGAAATGTGAACGCAAAGAG ACCACGGGCTGACGCCAGACGGCCCGTGTCGAGGCATGCCCGTGGGGAGGAGATCATGCACCTCGCTGTGGTAACCTGTGGCAACCGCCTGGATGAGACCCTCACAATGGTGAagtctgccctcctcttcaGCATCAAGAAGATCAAGTTTCACATCTTTGCAGAGGACCCCTTGGCCTCACAGTTTGAGAAAGAG CTAAACCAGTGGCCTCGCACAGTCTCTGCCAAGTTCCAGTACAGTATCTATCCAATCACCTTCTCCGTGGGGAATGCAGAGGAGTGGAAGAAGCTTTTCAAGCCATGTGCTGCCCAGAGGCTGTTTCTCCCT GTCATTCTTAAAGAAGTGGATAGCCTGTTGTACGTGGATACAGATGTGCTGTTTCTCAGGCCTATGGATGCCATCTGGGCCTTCCTCAAGGCCTTCAACAGTACCCAGCTGGCAGCCATGGCCCCAGAACACGAGATTCCTAAGATCGGCTGGTATAGCCGCTTCGCTCGCCACCCATTTTACGGGGTCACAGGGGTAAACTCAGGAGTCATGCTGATGAATCTCACAAGGATCCGGAGCACTTTGTTTGAA AACAGCATGATCCCCGGTGGCTTGTCTTGGGAGAACCTCCTACACCCACTCTACCAAAAGTACAAGAATCACATCACATGGGGGGACCAAGACCTTCTCAACATTATATTTCATTACAACCCAG AGTGCATCTACATATTTCCTTGCCAGTGGAACTACAGGCCTGATCACTGCATGTATGGGAGTAACTGCAAAGGGGCAGAAGATGAGGGTGTGTCCATTCTCCACGGGAACCGTGGAGTGTATCATGATGATAAGCAGCCAGCATTTAAAGTAGTGTATGACGCAATACATGAT TTTCCCTTTGAAGACAACCTGTTCCAGTCACTGTTCTATCCCCTCCAAACCAAGTTTCTGGAAACTGTCAACACTTTGTGTGGTCGACTTCCCCAAGTCTTCCTCAAACAGGTGGAGAAGACCATGCGGACGATGTACGAAAAGAAAGTGGTCCACCGCGGGAAACCTCCACAGAAATAA
- the ppp4r2b gene encoding serine/threonine-protein phosphatase 4 regulatory subunit 2-B, with protein sequence MEVDSIQEALKDFEKKGKKEPSPPLDQFLCHVAKTGETMVQWSQFKSYFLFKLEKVMDDFKASAPEQRGPANSNVESIPFEDMKERILKIVNGYNGIPFTIQRLCELLTEPKRNYTGTDKFLRGVEKNVMVVSCVHPTSEKNGCSGLNRMNGVMLPGNTSAFTERKINGPGTLRLLSRPKLSLASSAATNGLPDSTENKDSTADQGHNTAPSEVSATGGALGSSVKNKHNVDEEEEDMEAEQHDVKRLKFNKDEEEDEDEDEEEDEEEEEQEADPLRTPHADSLSEEAESMVQEKEENEELDEEEDNEAAAISAGTCDDQEPSSTQSEVSAGPGQGGGTEELSEREVPCGSQEEASDMDQSEQQAPAGVLESPEASSEHSDPVSSSGSSSHFEETASEEAVPSPSSSTPETPTEGAMESGSVDTGTSDEPMEQD encoded by the exons ATGGAAGTTGACTCAATCCAAGAAGCTCTAAAAG ACTTTGAGAAGAAAGGGAAAAAGGAGCCGTCTCCACCTTTGGACCAGTTTTTGTGTCATGTTGCCAAAACTGGAGAGACCAT GGTTCAGTGGTCTCAGTTCAAAAGCTATTTCCTCTTCAAACTGGAGAAAGTCATGGATGACTTCAAAGCTTCAGCACCGGAGCAACGAGGTCCTGCCAATTCTAATGTGGAGTCTATTCCATTTGAAGACATGAAGGAAAGAATATTGAAGATTGTCAATGGATACAATGG AATTCCGTTCACCATCCAGCGTCTGTGTGAGCTACTGACCGAGCCCAAGAGGAACTACACAGGAACAGATAAGTTTCTCAGGGGGGTGGAGAAG AATGTAATGGTCGTCAGCTGTGTGCATCCTACCTCAGA GAAAAATGGATGCAGTGGTCTAAACAGAATGAATGGAGTCATGCTGCCTGGGAACACATCTGCATTTACAGAGAG GAAAATCAATGGTCCAGGGACTCTCAGGCTGCTGAGCAGACCAAAGCTCTCCCTAGCCAGCTCGGCTGCAACCAACGGCCTCCCAGACAGCACAGAAAACAAGGACTCTACAGCAGACCAGGGACACAACACAGCCCCCAG tGAAGTGTCAGCGACGGGAGGTGCCCTTGGGAGCTCTGTGAAGAATAAACACAATgtggacgaggaagaggaggacatggaggcTGAGCAGCATGACGTGAAGAGGCTGAAGTTTAacaaggacgaggaggaggacgaggatgaggacgaggaggaggacgaggaggaggaggagcaggaggcggaCCCTCTCAGGACCCCACACGCAGACAGCCTATCGGAGGAGGCCGAGTCCATGgtccaggagaaggaggagaacgaggagcTGGACGAGGAAGAGGATAACGAGGCGGCTGCCATCTCAGCGGGAACTTGTGACGACCAAG AGCCATCGAGCACCCAGTCGGAGGTGTCGGCAGGgccagggcagggtgggggtacGGAGGAGCTGTCTGAGAGGGAGGTCCCCTGTGGCTCCCAGGAGGAGGCTAGTGACATGGACCAGTCAGAGCAGCAGGCCCCTGCTGGTGTCCTTGAAAGCCCTGAGGCCAGCAGTGAACACAGTGACCCTGTCAGCAGCAGTGGTAGCAGCAGTCACTTTGAGGAGACGGCAAGCGAAGAGGCAGTTCCTTCACCCTCGAGCAGTACACCTGAGACACCCACAGAGGGCGCCATGGAGAGTGGCAGTGTAGACACGGGGACCAGTGATGAACCTATGGAGCAGGATTAG